The Colias croceus chromosome 18, ilColCroc2.1 genome has a window encoding:
- the LOC123699568 gene encoding collagenase-like, with protein sequence MKLITAVILVFLLIFVTVFGSEQISTDYHGLYGIPEAQRIRNRERLSTPGFRLIGAVPVNLGDYPYFAGLLIKLTNGATSVCGSSLLSHSKLVTAAHCWRTEQHQAQQLTVVLASTRLYSGGTRLTTTSVEVHANYVPSSLSYDIALITINRVQFTSNIQPIALATGDQDYVGTWARAAGFGKTSDSQQYIARSSYLGHVSLRVISNAECLRTFAPRFVLSTTLCTSGTEGLGTCAGDSGGPLVIGSKGNATLIGITSFGSVRGCELKLPSGFSRITAFYSWIQNRL encoded by the exons ATGAAACTTATAACAGCTGTTATACTAGTTTTTCTTCTGATATTTGTAACGGTGTTTGGTTCAGAGCAAATAAGCACCGACTACCACGGCCTGTACGGAATTCCTGAAGCCCAGAGGATAAGGAACCGAGAGAGATTGAGCACTCCTGGTTTTAGGCTTATAGGGGCTGTACCGGTTAATCTTGGAGACTACCCTTATttc GCAGGACTGCTAATAAAGC tgacaaACGGCGCCACATCAGTATGCGGCTCGTCGCTCCTCTCGCACAGCAAGCTGGTGACGGCGGCGCACTGCTGGCGCACGGAGCAGCACCAGGCGCAGCAGCTCACCGTGGTGTTGGCCTCCACGCGCCTGTACTCCGGCGGCACCCGCCTCACCACCACAAGCGTGGAAGTCCACGCCAACTACGTGCCCAGCAGTCTTAGCTATGACATCGCGCTGATCACCATTAACAGAGTTCAATTTACCA GCAACATTCAGCCAATAGCGCTGGCGACCGGCGATCAAGATTACGTAGGCACGTGGGCGAGGGCGGCTGGCTTCGGGAAGACAAGCGACT CGCAGCAGTACATAGCCCGCAGCAGCTACCTGGGCCACGTGTCGCTGCGGGTGATCAGCAACGCGGAGTGCCTGCGGACCTTCGCACCGCGCTTCGTGCTGTCCACCACGCTGTGTACCAGTGGTACTGAAGGGCTTGGCACCTGCGCCGGGGATTCTGGTGGACCGCTTGTTATTGGCAGCAAGGGAAATGCTACTCTG ATCGGCATAACGTCGTTCGGGTCGGTGCGCGGCTGCGAGCTGAAGCTCCCGTCCGGCTTCTCCAGAATTACCGCTTTCTACTCCTGGATACAGAACCGCTTGTGA